A portion of the Bacillus sp. es.034 genome contains these proteins:
- a CDS encoding glycosyltransferase family 2 protein translates to MISVIVPTLGTKPEELKRLFESLNNQVYKDFEVIIVSQDNHNYITSVLKDVNFKYNHIEIDRKGLSLARNVGIEHAKGSILTFSDDDCWYNDDSFQVVVDYFHDNLETDVACFQIYDPIKNVYYKEYDEEEQKQVTTGKLLKKSSIEIFIQTANIERSLIQFDEKFGLGAIYPSGEENIFLFDLARHNKSISYFPKVVVNHEKPDMQTRLYEKSFIGKGPLFKRMYNTPTAVVLLTLFTLKKYRHLEEPFGYYSKAFREIFRYEK, encoded by the coding sequence ATGATTAGTGTAATCGTACCAACTCTTGGAACGAAACCAGAGGAATTGAAACGATTGTTTGAAAGTCTTAATAATCAAGTATATAAAGACTTCGAAGTCATTATTGTATCACAAGACAATCACAATTATATTACATCCGTTTTAAAAGATGTTAACTTTAAATACAATCATATTGAAATCGATCGCAAAGGATTGTCACTCGCCCGCAATGTTGGGATAGAGCATGCCAAGGGAAGCATTCTTACGTTCTCTGATGACGACTGCTGGTATAATGATGATTCATTCCAAGTAGTCGTGGATTATTTTCACGATAATCTCGAAACCGATGTTGCCTGCTTTCAAATCTATGATCCGATCAAAAATGTTTACTATAAAGAATATGACGAAGAAGAACAGAAACAGGTTACAACCGGTAAGCTGTTAAAGAAATCTTCTATCGAAATTTTCATCCAAACGGCGAACATCGAACGCTCTCTCATTCAATTCGACGAGAAGTTCGGATTGGGCGCGATCTATCCTTCAGGGGAAGAGAATATCTTCTTATTTGATTTAGCTCGGCATAACAAGTCCATCAGCTATTTCCCGAAGGTAGTCGTGAACCACGAGAAACCCGACATGCAGACCCGCTTATATGAAAAATCCTTCATCGGAAAAGGACCTCTGTTTAAGAGAATGTACAATACTCCGACAGCCGTAGTGCTGCTGACTCTCTTTACGTTGAAGAAATATCGTCATCTGGAAGAGCCGTTCGGGTATTACAGTAAAGCATTCAGAGAGATTTTCCGGTATGAGAAATAA
- the galU gene encoding UTP--glucose-1-phosphate uridylyltransferase GalU — protein MRVKKAIIPAAGLGTRFLPATKAQPKEMLPIVDKPTIQYIIEEAVNSGIEDILIVTGRGKRAIEDHFDKSLELEEMLAMKEKYDELEQIKQISHLADIHYIRQKEPKGLGHAIWCARKFIGDDPFAVLLGDDIVVSEKPCLKQLIDEFEEKESSIIGVQEVPDEDVSKYGVIDVEDPTNEGPLFKVKGLVEKPKLEDAPSNMAIMGRYVLTPDVLDILGNLEPGQGNEIQLTDALQKLNEKQNVYGYSFDGKRYDIGNKYGFVQATVEFALMRDDLKGPLKDWLKDIISE, from the coding sequence TTGAGAGTGAAAAAAGCGATTATCCCGGCAGCGGGGTTGGGAACACGATTCCTGCCGGCAACAAAGGCACAACCGAAAGAAATGTTACCAATTGTAGATAAACCTACAATCCAATATATTATTGAAGAAGCCGTCAACTCGGGGATTGAAGATATCCTGATCGTTACAGGCCGCGGAAAACGCGCCATCGAGGACCACTTTGATAAATCGTTGGAACTTGAAGAAATGCTTGCGATGAAAGAGAAATACGATGAGCTTGAGCAGATCAAGCAAATCTCTCATCTTGCAGACATTCACTATATCCGCCAAAAAGAACCAAAAGGACTTGGACATGCGATCTGGTGTGCGAGAAAATTCATCGGCGACGATCCTTTCGCTGTCTTACTTGGGGATGACATCGTGGTTTCCGAGAAACCTTGTTTAAAACAATTGATCGATGAATTCGAAGAAAAGGAATCGAGCATCATCGGGGTACAGGAAGTTCCGGACGAGGACGTATCCAAGTATGGTGTCATCGACGTAGAAGACCCGACGAACGAAGGTCCGCTTTTCAAAGTCAAAGGACTTGTTGAGAAACCGAAACTGGAAGACGCCCCTTCGAACATGGCCATCATGGGACGTTATGTCCTGACACCGGATGTCCTGGATATCTTAGGGAACCTGGAACCTGGTCAAGGAAACGAAATCCAATTGACGGACGCCCTGCAGAAATTAAATGAAAAGCAAAATGTTTACGGGTATTCTTTTGATGGTAAAAGGTATGATATTGGAAACAAATATGGCTTCGTTCAAGCAACAGTCGAGTTTGCTTTAATGAGGGATGACCTTAAAGGTCCATTGAAAGATTGGTTAAAAGACATCATTTCAGAATGA
- a CDS encoding UDP-glucose/GDP-mannose dehydrogenase family protein, whose amino-acid sequence MNICVIGTGYVGLVSGVCFSDAGNKVTCLDIDAQKVENLKNGIIPIYEPGLTELVEKNINEGRLFFTTDYTEGMSDADLVIIAVGTPPKENGEANLQYIEAAARSIAEHLNDYKVIVTKSTVPVGTGAMIKGVIKEVVGHEEFDVASNPEFLREGSAIHDTVNMERAVIGVESEKAEAILKELHAPFTKNIVVTNIETSEMIKYASNAFLATKISFINEVANVCELVGADVTKVAEGMGYDPRIGPQFLNAGIGYGGSCFPKDTSALVKIADQVGYDFKIVKDVEAVNGLQRFKVVDKLVEAFDGDLKDKKIAVLGLAFKPNTDDMRDAPSVDVIPKLQELGADILAYDRIAEKNAKVLIPNLRTGDDLYEVIQNSDAILILTEWDEVRELDLEKVSTLVESKVIVDGRNIFDPAHMEENGFYYASIGRKTVTS is encoded by the coding sequence ATGAATATTTGTGTAATTGGTACAGGTTATGTAGGACTTGTTTCGGGTGTTTGCTTCAGTGACGCCGGGAACAAAGTGACTTGTTTAGATATAGACGCCCAAAAGGTGGAAAACCTGAAAAATGGGATCATTCCCATTTATGAGCCGGGCTTAACAGAATTAGTAGAGAAGAACATCAATGAAGGTCGCTTATTCTTCACAACAGATTATACTGAGGGAATGAGTGACGCGGATCTGGTCATCATCGCAGTCGGTACGCCACCTAAAGAAAATGGCGAGGCGAACCTGCAGTATATCGAAGCGGCTGCCCGCTCGATTGCCGAACACCTGAACGATTACAAAGTGATTGTCACGAAGAGCACAGTGCCAGTCGGGACAGGTGCCATGATCAAGGGTGTCATCAAAGAGGTAGTCGGACATGAGGAATTCGATGTCGCATCCAACCCTGAGTTCCTTCGCGAAGGATCGGCCATTCACGATACGGTGAATATGGAAAGAGCGGTCATCGGTGTGGAATCAGAGAAAGCGGAAGCGATCCTGAAGGAATTACATGCTCCTTTTACCAAAAATATCGTCGTGACGAATATTGAAACATCTGAAATGATCAAATACGCATCCAATGCGTTCCTTGCAACGAAAATCAGCTTCATCAACGAAGTGGCGAACGTGTGCGAACTTGTAGGGGCAGACGTAACGAAAGTGGCAGAGGGGATGGGATATGATCCACGGATCGGTCCACAATTCCTGAACGCCGGCATCGGATACGGAGGTTCTTGCTTCCCTAAAGATACAAGCGCCCTTGTGAAGATTGCCGATCAAGTAGGCTACGACTTCAAAATCGTGAAAGATGTAGAAGCAGTGAACGGGCTTCAGCGCTTCAAAGTGGTCGACAAGCTTGTGGAAGCCTTCGATGGCGACCTGAAAGACAAGAAGATTGCCGTCCTCGGTCTTGCGTTTAAACCGAATACGGATGATATGAGGGACGCACCTTCTGTCGACGTCATTCCTAAGCTGCAAGAGCTTGGAGCGGATATCCTCGCCTATGACCGCATTGCAGAGAAGAATGCAAAGGTATTGATTCCAAACCTTCGTACAGGTGATGATCTATATGAAGTCATCCAGAATTCAGATGCCATTCTGATCCTGACGGAGTGGGATGAAGTGAGAGAGCTTGACCTTGAGAAAGTGTCTACGCTTGTAGAAAGCAAAGTGATCGTAGATGGTCGTAACATTTTCGACCCTGCCCATATGGAAGAGAACGGATTCTATTATGCATCCATCGGCAGAAAAACCGTCACATCATAA
- a CDS encoding glycosyltransferase family 2 protein, translating into MILEIIFWLLILLSVYIYAGYPILLKLISGVIKKERMTETGYEPKVTLFIAAYNEEKVIAEKVQNSVELDYPQDKLEIIVVSDDSSDRTNDIVNEFVLKYPNVKLNVVKGRKGKTAALNKSVPLATGEVLVFSDANSLYQKDAVHHLVKHFKDEEIGGVCGELRLTNPTNSSIGESEGAYWKYEKLLKMLETATGTTIVANGSIYALRKELFKEMNPNVGDDMQNPLIIISQQKRFVYEPNAITMEETSPKSSEEFGRKVRIVTRSFTGIMSYKSVLNPFKNFDFFYKYMSHKFLRWLVPYYMVAIFIINLFLLDQPLYQVMFGLQLLFYILALLGKVTSNKITYIPYYFCLVNYAALLGTLRAISGKRQATWTPTSR; encoded by the coding sequence ATGATACTAGAAATAATCTTTTGGCTGCTGATCCTGCTTTCGGTTTATATCTATGCCGGTTATCCGATTCTCTTGAAACTCATAAGTGGAGTCATAAAGAAGGAACGAATGACGGAAACTGGCTATGAACCAAAGGTAACGCTCTTTATCGCAGCATACAACGAAGAGAAAGTCATCGCTGAAAAAGTTCAAAACTCTGTGGAACTTGATTATCCACAGGACAAGCTTGAAATCATCGTTGTCTCAGATGATTCATCAGACAGAACGAACGACATCGTCAATGAATTCGTGTTGAAGTATCCGAACGTGAAGCTGAATGTCGTGAAAGGAAGAAAAGGGAAGACGGCAGCACTTAACAAGTCCGTCCCTCTTGCAACAGGTGAGGTCCTCGTATTCTCGGATGCGAACTCCCTTTACCAAAAGGACGCCGTCCATCACTTAGTGAAGCACTTTAAAGATGAGGAAATCGGCGGGGTTTGCGGAGAGCTTCGCTTGACGAATCCGACCAATTCATCCATCGGGGAGTCAGAGGGTGCTTATTGGAAGTATGAAAAGCTCCTTAAGATGCTTGAGACGGCAACAGGTACGACCATCGTAGCGAATGGTTCCATCTATGCCCTGCGTAAAGAATTGTTCAAAGAAATGAATCCGAATGTAGGGGATGATATGCAGAACCCGTTGATCATCATCAGCCAGCAAAAGAGATTCGTCTATGAACCAAATGCGATCACGATGGAAGAAACGTCACCGAAGTCTTCGGAAGAGTTCGGGCGGAAGGTACGGATCGTCACACGAAGCTTTACTGGTATCATGAGCTATAAAAGTGTACTGAATCCGTTCAAGAATTTCGATTTCTTCTATAAATACATGTCACATAAATTCCTGAGATGGTTAGTTCCTTATTATATGGTTGCGATCTTCATCATCAATCTATTCTTACTGGATCAACCGTTATATCAAGTCATGTTCGGTTTACAGTTATTATTCTATATCCTCGCATTACTAGGAAAAGTGACGAGCAATAAGATTACCTATATTCCATATTACTTCTGCCTGGTGAACTATGCAGCCCTCCTCGGTACCTTGAGAGCGATTTCCGGTAAGAGGCAGGCCACTTGGACACCAACTAGCAGATAA
- a CDS encoding LTA synthase family protein, translated as MNLVNKLKQGLRSIWQDKLLLISAIGLSIKVVLFYLFLGKGLFEVKSLLVTLPGTILMLFSFVFLFKTWARKSVIIIINVVATFLLLAQLWYIRYFGTPLSFFALLQTTNLSGLGPSIRELMNGLDILFIVDIIVLLVLVKKKSFSIPKIHWRTFVIAFLAGFCILAVKPMKNHYIDGAPFAQIFKIYDRYDYMMKFNPLQYSALDLYLFYQNNRYMNLSDEERQMVEDWYAKKDEFRKEDKDLHPEYKGIAEGKNLIVIQSESLENWVLGQKINGKEITPNLNRLLDHSIYASNFYPQTKGGRSSDAEFILNTSMLPVAEGSTFFRYPTNDYTTLPGLLKDKGYSTLAFHGDEGTYWNRREAYPHIGIDKYYDIEDLEEGEHIGMGLSDVEFFKQSVDILSKKEDPFYGLMITLTSHTPFILPDTYRELEFESQYSETSAANYLQTIHYLDMAIGKMMADLEERGMMDDTIVAIYGDHAGFENSYKEKMMKENPKVKGIDELGRVPFIIYNPEFEKLEITKAVGQVDMYPTLAYMLGIPEEKYAQTITGRNILTTKESFAVIPLENKIIMENEADQEHKEFELRAQQVSDLVIRSNYFEEDEK; from the coding sequence ATGAATCTAGTAAACAAGCTGAAACAAGGATTACGATCCATATGGCAGGACAAACTTTTATTGATTTCGGCCATTGGACTGTCCATTAAAGTCGTCTTATTTTATTTATTTTTAGGAAAAGGGTTATTCGAAGTGAAGAGCTTATTAGTCACCCTTCCAGGGACCATTCTGATGCTGTTCTCTTTCGTGTTCCTCTTTAAGACGTGGGCGAGGAAGTCAGTGATCATCATCATCAATGTGGTAGCGACGTTCTTATTGTTGGCTCAACTTTGGTACATCCGCTACTTTGGGACACCACTGTCCTTTTTTGCTCTCCTTCAAACAACGAATCTATCCGGACTCGGACCGAGCATCCGGGAGCTTATGAACGGACTGGATATCCTATTCATCGTCGATATCATCGTCCTTTTGGTATTGGTGAAAAAGAAATCTTTCTCGATCCCAAAGATACATTGGAGAACATTTGTTATCGCCTTCTTGGCAGGTTTCTGTATTCTTGCCGTCAAGCCAATGAAAAATCACTACATCGATGGAGCTCCATTTGCACAAATCTTTAAGATTTACGATCGATATGATTACATGATGAAATTCAATCCACTTCAATACAGTGCACTGGATCTGTACTTGTTCTATCAAAATAACCGATATATGAACTTAAGTGACGAAGAAAGACAGATGGTGGAAGATTGGTACGCCAAGAAAGATGAATTCCGCAAAGAAGATAAGGATCTGCATCCGGAATATAAGGGGATTGCAGAAGGCAAGAACCTGATCGTGATCCAATCCGAATCGCTGGAAAATTGGGTGCTCGGACAGAAGATCAACGGCAAGGAAATCACGCCGAATCTTAATCGCCTGCTGGATCACAGCATCTATGCTTCAAACTTCTACCCTCAAACGAAAGGTGGCAGGAGCTCGGATGCCGAGTTCATCTTGAACACGTCCATGCTTCCTGTAGCAGAAGGAAGTACCTTTTTCAGGTACCCAACAAACGATTATACAACCCTTCCAGGCCTCTTGAAGGATAAAGGGTATTCCACGTTGGCCTTTCATGGTGACGAAGGAACCTACTGGAACAGAAGAGAAGCATATCCCCACATCGGGATCGATAAATATTATGATATAGAGGATCTGGAAGAAGGAGAACATATCGGCATGGGTCTGAGCGATGTGGAATTCTTCAAACAATCCGTCGACATTTTAAGCAAAAAAGAAGATCCTTTCTACGGTCTGATGATCACGCTGACAAGTCATACGCCGTTTATCCTGCCAGACACGTATCGAGAGCTGGAATTTGAATCTCAATATAGCGAAACGTCTGCAGCAAATTACCTGCAAACAATCCACTATCTGGATATGGCGATCGGGAAGATGATGGCCGACCTGGAAGAGCGGGGCATGATGGATGATACCATCGTCGCGATTTACGGAGATCATGCTGGATTTGAAAACAGCTACAAAGAAAAAATGATGAAAGAAAATCCAAAAGTCAAGGGAATCGATGAATTGGGAAGAGTACCTTTCATCATTTACAATCCTGAATTTGAGAAGCTTGAAATCACGAAAGCCGTAGGTCAGGTCGACATGTACCCAACTTTGGCTTACATGCTTGGAATTCCTGAAGAAAAATATGCCCAGACCATCACAGGACGAAACATCCTGACGACAAAAGAGAGCTTCGCCGTGATTCCACTGGAAAACAAAATCATCATGGAAAACGAGGCAGATCAGGAGCACAAAGAGTTCGAATTACGTGCACAGCAAGTGTCTGATCTGGTCATCCGCAGTAATTACTTTGAAGAAGATGAAAAATAA
- a CDS encoding MraY family glycosyltransferase: protein MYSLIDFVIAFAISLIVSVAVTPLVIKFAKRFGFVDKPDHRKVHKGLMPRVGGLAIVIGASAGLLYLNDLILPLWPVILGGGIILIVGILDDRFTLSPKAKLVGQILAACIVVFADFKIDFITLPFVAERIYLGNFSYVFGILWIVGITNAINLIDGLDGLAGGVSVIAMTSIMALAAMNGQYVVVALTVILIGGTIGFLFFNFNPAKIFMGDTGALFLGYCISIISLLGLFKSVTIFSLVVPIIILAIPIFDTFFAIIRRILNKQKISAPDKSHLHHRLLAMGFSHKETVLIIYAIGAFFGLCAILFTRSTLWGAILFSAVLVVLIQLTAEVVGLIGQHKPLLNTMKKLRER, encoded by the coding sequence ATGTACTCTCTAATTGATTTTGTAATTGCTTTTGCTATTTCTTTAATTGTTTCCGTAGCAGTGACTCCATTAGTGATCAAATTCGCCAAACGATTTGGCTTTGTCGATAAACCGGATCACCGAAAGGTTCATAAAGGGTTAATGCCCCGTGTAGGTGGATTAGCGATCGTCATCGGTGCATCAGCCGGACTGTTGTACTTGAATGATTTGATCTTACCGCTATGGCCTGTCATTCTTGGGGGAGGAATCATCCTGATCGTCGGGATCCTTGATGACCGCTTTACCCTATCACCAAAAGCGAAACTTGTTGGACAAATCCTCGCGGCATGCATCGTCGTGTTTGCGGATTTCAAAATTGACTTTATAACATTGCCGTTTGTGGCAGAGCGTATATATTTGGGGAATTTCAGTTATGTGTTCGGGATTCTATGGATTGTCGGTATCACCAATGCCATCAACCTGATTGATGGATTAGATGGACTGGCAGGCGGTGTATCCGTCATCGCCATGACATCCATCATGGCTCTTGCAGCTATGAACGGACAATACGTGGTCGTTGCCCTTACAGTTATCTTAATCGGTGGGACCATCGGATTCCTGTTCTTCAACTTTAACCCAGCAAAGATCTTCATGGGTGACACAGGAGCACTGTTCCTTGGATATTGTATATCGATCATATCATTGCTCGGATTATTCAAGAGTGTGACGATCTTCAGTTTAGTTGTTCCAATTATCATCCTGGCTATACCGATCTTTGATACGTTCTTTGCCATCATCCGACGTATCCTTAATAAACAAAAGATTTCAGCACCTGATAAATCCCATCTACACCATCGCTTACTGGCCATGGGCTTCTCTCATAAAGAAACCGTACTGATCATTTATGCGATCGGAGCATTTTTCGGACTATGTGCGATTCTTTTCACCCGATCTACCCTATGGGGAGCGATCCTATTCTCTGCCGTGCTCGTTGTACTCATTCAACTGACTGCAGAAGTGGTTGGACTGATCGGTCAGCACAAACCGCTTCTTAATACGATGAAGAAACTGCGCGAACGTTAA
- a CDS encoding YigZ family protein, with protein sequence MLHQYNTVKGYGENEINIERSRFITYVNRVETEEEAQEFIVSIKKKHHDANHNCSAYMIGEQNMIQKANDDGEPSGTAGVPMLEVLKKRDLKDTVVVVTRYFGGIKLGAGGLIRAYGRATSEGLNATGIVERRLMRIMKSTIDYTWLGKVENEVRSSPYQLKDIHYLESVEVDVYVEEANTSGFTEWMTELTNGQALITEGDVEYLESPLGTDS encoded by the coding sequence TTGCTACATCAGTATAATACCGTCAAGGGTTACGGAGAAAATGAAATCAATATTGAACGCTCCAGATTCATCACCTATGTGAATCGGGTCGAGACCGAGGAAGAAGCCCAGGAATTCATCGTATCGATCAAAAAGAAGCACCATGATGCCAATCATAACTGCTCTGCCTATATGATCGGCGAACAGAATATGATCCAGAAAGCGAACGATGACGGGGAACCGAGTGGGACAGCGGGTGTTCCCATGCTTGAAGTGTTAAAAAAACGGGATCTTAAAGATACGGTTGTTGTCGTTACACGTTATTTCGGCGGGATCAAGCTTGGGGCAGGCGGTCTGATCCGTGCGTATGGACGGGCTACCTCGGAAGGCTTGAATGCAACAGGGATCGTCGAGAGAAGATTGATGCGCATCATGAAGTCCACGATTGATTATACGTGGCTCGGGAAAGTCGAAAATGAAGTGAGATCCTCCCCTTATCAACTGAAGGACATTCATTATCTGGAGTCTGTAGAGGTTGATGTCTATGTGGAAGAAGCGAATACGTCTGGATTCACGGAATGGATGACGGAGCTGACAAATGGGCAGGCCCTCATAACGGAGGGTGATGTGGAATACCTTGAATCCCCTTTGGGAACCGACTCGTGA
- a CDS encoding sensor histidine kinase — translation MSLKKIDTKMLDSILKKMVDTVDESKDEIFQIGEQCRNDYEDLMRELLEVKEMVLKVIDEGDDLQQKSKFARLRLSEVSKHFQTYSEDQVREAYEKAHDLQMRLSMNREQEKQLRNRRDELERRLQTLGDTIEKAENLCSQISVVLNYLNSDLRQVGEALEDAKQRQDFGLRIIEAQEDERKRLSREIHDGPAQMMANVMIRSDLIERVFREKTTDDAITEIRDLKRMVRSALYEVRRIIYDLRPMALDDLGLIPTLKKYLSTIEEYNQETSIQFVNMGLDIRLPSKFEVALFRLVQESVQNALKHAEATHIQVKVEVKKDQITVVIKDNGKGFDKDIQKTGSFGIMGMKERVDLLEGDITIDSKVGAGTVILIQVPLNT, via the coding sequence GTGTCACTTAAAAAAATAGACACCAAGATGTTGGATAGCATCCTGAAAAAGATGGTCGATACGGTTGACGAAAGTAAGGATGAGATCTTCCAGATTGGCGAACAATGTCGAAATGATTATGAAGATTTGATGAGAGAACTACTGGAAGTGAAAGAAATGGTCCTGAAGGTGATTGATGAAGGAGATGATCTCCAACAGAAATCAAAGTTTGCACGGCTCAGACTATCTGAAGTCAGCAAGCATTTCCAAACCTATTCAGAAGACCAGGTAAGAGAAGCGTATGAGAAGGCTCATGACCTGCAGATGAGGCTATCCATGAACCGAGAGCAGGAAAAGCAGCTTCGGAACCGCAGGGATGAACTGGAAAGACGCTTGCAGACACTCGGGGACACGATTGAAAAGGCAGAGAATCTTTGCTCACAAATATCCGTCGTTCTCAATTATCTAAATAGTGACTTAAGGCAAGTGGGTGAGGCGTTAGAGGACGCGAAGCAGCGGCAGGATTTCGGGCTCAGGATCATTGAGGCCCAGGAGGACGAGCGGAAACGCTTATCCCGTGAAATTCATGACGGCCCTGCACAAATGATGGCCAATGTGATGATTCGTTCGGATCTGATTGAACGAGTGTTCCGAGAGAAGACAACTGATGATGCCATCACGGAAATCCGCGATCTGAAACGGATGGTCCGCTCAGCCCTGTATGAGGTCCGCCGCATCATCTATGACCTCAGACCAATGGCGCTTGATGACCTCGGGTTGATACCGACCCTCAAAAAATACTTGAGTACAATCGAAGAGTATAACCAGGAGACCTCCATACAGTTTGTGAATATGGGGCTCGATATCAGACTTCCTTCCAAATTCGAAGTCGCTCTGTTCCGGTTGGTACAAGAAAGTGTCCAGAACGCCCTTAAGCACGCAGAAGCCACGCATATCCAAGTTAAAGTAGAAGTAAAGAAAGACCAAATAACAGTTGTCATCAAAGACAACGGCAAAGGATTCGATAAAGACATACAGAAGACAGGATCCTTTGGAATCATGGGGATGAAAGAACGTGTCGACCTTCTCGAAGGAGACATCACGATTGACTCAAAAGTAGGGGCAGGGACGGTCATACTGATCCAGGTTCCGCTTAATACGTAA
- a CDS encoding response regulator transcription factor: protein MATNIVIIDDHQLFREGVKRILEFEPSFNVVAEGDDGSDAMNLVETHEPDVVLMDINMPETNGVEATRELMAKYPDTKVIILSIHDDENYVNHALKTGALGYLLKEMDSDALVDAVKIVAEGGSYVHPKVTHNLVAEYKRLANAQNSGGFQQSEVRRPLHLLTRRECEVLQMLADGKSNRGIGEGLYISEKTVKNHVSNILQKMNVNDRTQAVVTAIKNGWVEVR from the coding sequence ATGGCAACAAATATTGTTATCATTGACGATCACCAGCTTTTCAGGGAAGGGGTTAAACGAATCCTCGAATTCGAACCTTCTTTCAACGTAGTAGCAGAAGGTGATGACGGTTCAGATGCAATGAACCTCGTCGAAACACATGAACCCGACGTAGTCCTCATGGATATCAACATGCCTGAGACAAACGGCGTGGAAGCAACTCGTGAACTAATGGCCAAGTATCCGGATACGAAAGTCATCATCCTGTCCATCCACGATGATGAGAACTATGTGAACCATGCGCTGAAGACAGGGGCTCTTGGCTACCTTCTAAAAGAGATGGACTCAGATGCCTTGGTTGACGCTGTGAAAATCGTCGCGGAAGGCGGTTCGTACGTACATCCGAAAGTAACGCATAATCTGGTTGCAGAATACAAGCGCCTGGCAAACGCCCAGAACTCAGGCGGGTTCCAGCAATCCGAAGTTCGCCGCCCGCTTCACCTGTTAACACGCCGCGAATGTGAAGTATTGCAAATGCTTGCAGACGGTAAAAGTAACCGTGGCATCGGTGAAGGCTTATATATCAGTGAAAAAACTGTTAAAAATCATGTAAGTAATATACTTCAAAAAATGAACGTGAACGACCGTACCCAGGCAGTGGTGACTGCGATTAAGAATGGCTGGGTGGAAGTACGATAA
- the treR gene encoding trehalose operon repressor encodes MTKSNKYQQIFEDLSEKIQNGTYPANSILPSENELSVIYATSRETIRKALTLLAQRGLIQKLRGKGSLVLDVSRMSFPISGLVSFKELQTSMGRDQIETFVHDFGLISADDGIAAQLETSRDAEIWKVVRSRKIGGERIILDKSYFLKEQVPLLTKEICENSIYEYLEGELQLPIDFAKKEIVVEECTDEDREYLDLNEYDHVVVVKNYVHLKDATLFEYTESRHRLDMFRFVDFARRKH; translated from the coding sequence ATGACGAAAAGCAATAAATACCAACAAATCTTCGAGGATCTCTCTGAAAAAATACAGAATGGCACGTATCCTGCGAATTCCATCCTGCCATCGGAAAACGAGCTCTCGGTGATCTATGCCACTTCTCGTGAGACTATACGTAAAGCGCTTACATTATTGGCTCAAAGAGGGTTGATACAGAAGCTGCGCGGAAAAGGATCCCTCGTCCTCGACGTGTCCCGTATGAGTTTTCCGATTTCAGGCCTTGTAAGCTTCAAGGAGCTGCAGACATCCATGGGGCGGGACCAGATCGAAACGTTCGTCCACGACTTTGGCTTGATCTCTGCCGATGACGGGATCGCTGCTCAACTCGAGACGTCCCGAGACGCAGAAATTTGGAAAGTCGTCCGCTCCCGCAAAATCGGCGGCGAAAGAATCATTCTGGACAAGTCCTATTTCCTGAAAGAACAAGTCCCTTTGCTGACGAAAGAAATATGCGAGAACTCCATCTATGAATATCTCGAGGGCGAGCTCCAGCTACCCATCGATTTTGCCAAAAAAGAAATCGTTGTGGAAGAGTGTACGGATGAGGACCGCGAGTACCTGGACCTGAATGAATATGATCATGTGGTGGTTGTGAAGAACTATGTACATTTAAAAGATGCGACGTTGTTTGAGTACACAGAATCGCGGCACAGGCTGGACATGTTCCGGTTTGTGGACTTTGCACGGAGAAAGCATTAG